The Corallococcus caeni genome includes a region encoding these proteins:
- a CDS encoding phosphate/phosphite/phosphonate ABC transporter substrate-binding protein, whose protein sequence is MTPQVPSGPRHSFRFGLPPSLGSETARERAERLASFLQRALGKLVEVSVATSYETLAKDLLSGRADAAWAPPFVCARMEAMGVRVLARGVRRGMSSYRSALVGRAGSGLTLEKLKGSTAAWVDRDSVAGYLLPSAYLKTQGLEPSRVFVAQQFTGSYQGALEAVLEGRAQVTSVFCPPASTGLTFTTGVEDVLGRGMGAKFELLAYTDEAPNDGVPVAMGLPAPLVAALEAALLGLTATPDGQALLRDIFNAERFEVAPRMGYRALYRVALASL, encoded by the coding sequence ATGACCCCGCAAGTCCCCTCCGGTCCACGGCACTCCTTCCGTTTCGGCCTGCCGCCGTCGCTGGGCAGCGAGACGGCGCGCGAGCGTGCGGAACGGCTCGCGTCGTTCCTGCAGCGCGCGTTGGGCAAGCTGGTGGAGGTGAGCGTCGCCACCAGCTACGAGACCCTGGCGAAGGACCTGCTGTCCGGGCGCGCGGACGCGGCCTGGGCGCCGCCCTTCGTGTGCGCGCGCATGGAGGCCATGGGCGTGCGGGTGCTGGCGCGAGGGGTGCGCCGGGGCATGTCCAGCTACCGCTCCGCGCTGGTGGGGCGGGCGGGCTCCGGGCTGACGCTGGAGAAGCTGAAGGGCTCCACGGCGGCGTGGGTGGACCGCGATTCGGTGGCGGGCTACCTCTTGCCCAGCGCGTACCTCAAGACGCAGGGGCTGGAGCCGTCGCGGGTGTTCGTGGCGCAGCAGTTCACGGGCTCGTACCAGGGCGCGCTGGAGGCGGTGCTGGAGGGCAGGGCGCAGGTGACGAGCGTCTTCTGTCCGCCGGCCTCCACGGGGCTCACGTTCACCACGGGCGTGGAGGACGTGCTGGGGCGGGGGATGGGCGCGAAGTTCGAGCTCCTGGCCTACACGGACGAGGCCCCCAACGACGGCGTGCCGGTGGCGATGGGGCTGCCCGCCCCGCTGGTGGCGGCGCTGGAGGCGGCGCTGCTGGGGCTGACGGCCACGCCGGACGGGCAGGCGCTCCTGCGAGACATCTTCAACGCGGAGCGGTTCGAAGTGGCGCCGCGCATGGGCTACCGCGCGCTGTACCGCGTGGCCCTGGCCAGCCTGTAG
- a CDS encoding chitosanase: protein MERSRMWMTVGLVALATGCGAAGESESPAMAGVEQALGACTHSVTTNTYDGPDYWGTLVFKNTGTVAIANPVIALDVPTGVTCDDDQPGWTHTQSGRTCTFTRTSSLTVAVSASYTFNYSTDSNTSFTAANVKVQSDSCGGTSPGGTGLTANQKKVAEALTSIWENDTPTLDYAYSENIGDGRGYTNGRAGFCTGTGDAIQVVQCYRALRTEANGNRLAKYWNGLTVINNRFLSTGESQASTAELDAVGNWTADWAASFNTAATKADFKQCQDQVSDALYYTPTINEAAKWGLTQALTKAALYDASINHGFDGMKDLIRQANTALGNSGQVAPVIGYNGITETAWLQKFLEKRRDVLAGDSTWVDAVDRVAAYEKQRRRGNWDLGTALRNDVRARDCWTTAYPASGYTVRNINPDGTWSTPASYTYSCQ, encoded by the coding sequence ATGGAACGTTCACGGATGTGGATGACGGTGGGGCTGGTGGCGCTGGCCACCGGCTGCGGCGCGGCGGGGGAGTCGGAGTCCCCTGCGATGGCGGGGGTGGAGCAGGCGCTGGGCGCGTGCACGCACTCGGTGACGACGAACACGTACGACGGCCCGGACTACTGGGGCACGCTCGTGTTCAAGAACACGGGCACGGTGGCCATCGCCAACCCGGTCATCGCGCTGGACGTGCCCACGGGGGTGACGTGCGATGATGATCAACCCGGCTGGACGCACACGCAGTCGGGCCGCACGTGCACGTTCACGCGCACGTCGTCGCTGACGGTGGCGGTGAGCGCGTCGTACACGTTCAACTACTCCACGGACTCCAACACGTCCTTCACCGCGGCCAACGTGAAGGTCCAGTCCGACAGCTGCGGTGGCACGTCCCCCGGCGGCACGGGCCTCACCGCGAACCAGAAGAAGGTGGCGGAGGCGCTCACGAGCATCTGGGAGAACGACACGCCCACGCTGGACTACGCCTACTCGGAGAACATCGGCGACGGGCGCGGCTACACCAACGGGCGCGCGGGCTTCTGCACCGGCACGGGCGACGCCATCCAGGTGGTGCAGTGCTACCGGGCCCTGCGCACCGAGGCCAATGGCAACCGCCTGGCGAAGTACTGGAATGGCCTCACCGTCATCAACAACCGATTCCTGTCCACCGGCGAGTCGCAGGCGTCCACGGCGGAGCTGGACGCCGTGGGCAACTGGACGGCGGACTGGGCGGCCAGCTTCAACACCGCCGCCACGAAGGCGGACTTCAAGCAGTGCCAGGACCAGGTGAGCGACGCGCTCTACTACACGCCCACCATCAACGAGGCCGCGAAGTGGGGCCTCACCCAGGCGCTCACCAAGGCGGCGCTCTACGACGCGTCCATCAACCACGGCTTCGACGGCATGAAGGACCTCATCCGTCAGGCCAACACGGCGCTGGGCAACAGCGGGCAGGTGGCGCCGGTGATTGGCTACAACGGCATCACGGAGACGGCCTGGCTCCAGAAGTTCCTGGAGAAGCGCCGCGACGTGCTGGCGGGGGACTCCACCTGGGTGGACGCGGTGGACCGCGTGGCCGCGTACGAGAAGCAGCGCCGCCGTGGCAACTGGGACCTGGGCACCGCCCTGCGCAACGACGTGCGCGCCCGCGACTGCTGGACGACGGCCTACCCGGCGAGCGGCTACACCGTGCGCAACATCAACCCGGACGGCACCTGGAGCACGCCGGCCTCGTACACGTACTCCTGCCAGTAG
- a CDS encoding serine/threonine protein kinase: protein METFGRYELLRKLATGGMGAVYLARQKGPVGFQKLLVVKRLLPHLSEDDEFLQMFLDEARIAALLNHPNIAQIYEMGDVDGQYYIAMEYVHGEPLGSLVPRASAHPGGFPLGLRCRIIAEAAAGLDAAHNARSPSGRKLSLIHRDVSPQNVLVGFNGGVKLIDFGVAKAQGKLSQTVVGTIKGKHAYMSPEQARGEPLDARSDVFGLGTVFYELLTGGRLFKRETEMATLKAVVGHKIVPPSEAVPGIPKSLDPIVFKALARKRDDRFTTAGELQLALEEFLQQEKLHGTSAHLAAFMRDVYADELEEERFAAEPTMIYFDPRLMARPGSAAAAKAPVSGTTGTTPSAGKAQPAPAKTPPRAPEPSVSQSSTKAAASPEDSGVGRPPRTRETSGLSRPDARPVRTREHTGASLADTRPLSDEDEGPSTAKHEAVRGEAPRSSTARHDAVRADASKPSRAPDSSTGSRPAAKAVKSSADTTGSRSAAKAVRAPEDSVGGKVPAKTARPTEGSVSSARRPARGGGSDSDK, encoded by the coding sequence GTGGAAACGTTCGGCCGCTATGAATTGCTGCGCAAGCTGGCCACCGGCGGCATGGGGGCCGTCTACCTTGCCCGGCAGAAGGGGCCGGTGGGCTTCCAGAAGCTGCTGGTGGTGAAGCGGCTGTTGCCCCACCTGTCGGAGGACGACGAGTTCCTCCAGATGTTCCTGGACGAGGCGCGCATCGCGGCGCTGCTCAACCACCCCAACATCGCGCAGATCTACGAGATGGGGGACGTGGACGGGCAGTACTACATCGCGATGGAGTACGTGCACGGCGAGCCCCTGGGCTCGCTGGTACCGCGCGCGTCCGCGCACCCGGGCGGCTTTCCGCTGGGGCTGCGGTGCCGGATCATCGCGGAGGCGGCGGCGGGGCTGGACGCGGCGCACAACGCGCGCAGTCCGTCCGGCCGGAAGCTGTCGCTCATCCACCGGGACGTGTCGCCGCAGAACGTGCTGGTGGGCTTCAACGGCGGCGTGAAGCTCATCGACTTCGGGGTGGCGAAGGCGCAGGGGAAGCTGTCGCAAACGGTGGTGGGCACCATCAAGGGTAAGCACGCGTACATGTCCCCGGAGCAGGCGCGGGGCGAGCCGCTGGATGCGCGCTCGGACGTGTTCGGGCTGGGGACGGTGTTCTACGAGCTGTTGACGGGCGGGCGCCTGTTCAAGCGCGAGACGGAGATGGCCACGCTCAAGGCCGTCGTGGGGCACAAGATCGTCCCCCCCTCGGAGGCGGTGCCGGGGATCCCGAAGTCGTTGGATCCGATTGTCTTCAAGGCGCTGGCGCGCAAGCGCGACGACCGGTTCACCACGGCGGGCGAGCTGCAGCTGGCGCTGGAGGAGTTCCTCCAGCAGGAGAAGCTGCACGGCACCAGCGCGCACCTGGCGGCGTTCATGCGGGACGTCTACGCGGACGAGTTGGAGGAGGAGCGCTTCGCGGCCGAGCCGACGATGATCTACTTCGACCCGCGCCTGATGGCCCGGCCGGGCAGCGCGGCCGCCGCGAAGGCCCCGGTCTCCGGGACTACGGGGACGACGCCGTCCGCGGGCAAGGCGCAGCCGGCTCCGGCGAAGACGCCGCCCCGCGCGCCGGAGCCGTCGGTGAGCCAGTCGTCGACGAAGGCCGCCGCGTCTCCGGAGGACTCCGGCGTGGGGCGGCCGCCGCGCACGAGGGAGACCTCCGGCCTGAGCCGCCCGGACGCCCGGCCCGTGAGGACGCGGGAGCACACCGGCGCGAGCCTCGCGGACACCCGGCCCCTGAGCGATGAGGACGAGGGCCCGTCCACCGCGAAGCACGAGGCCGTGCGCGGGGAGGCCCCCCGTTCGTCCACCGCGAGGCACGACGCTGTTCGCGCCGACGCCTCGAAGCCGTCGCGCGCGCCGGACAGCTCCACGGGAAGCCGTCCCGCCGCGAAGGCCGTGAAGTCCTCCGCGGATACGACCGGCAGCCGCTCCGCCGCGAAGGCCGTGCGCGCACCGGAGGACTCCGTCGGCGGCAAGGTGCCCGCGAAGACGGCTCGCCCCACGGAAGGGTCCGTCTCCTCCGCCCGGCGCCCCGCGCGCGGCGGCGGTTCCGACTCCGACAAGTAG
- a CDS encoding tellurite resistance TerB family protein, translating to MAREQAVKARKERNAALVEAMLLAAMADGSVSQREMQTLLARVLERPEFEGTQSGELNLLVESSAVRLSEARNLEEVLASLRRRLPDHKNRMLAFGLAAAVALADQRATRSELGLLKTFQAALGISEDEVAQIIDVIEQGGSLSEALGEPLERLFAEVMVLVLAADGQLKEAEARAMVESFAADPLFQNVSPERAQGFVSESVAALASDGLPQRLHVLAHGLATHSQRVKAYQLATKIAHASGRTSTAEQRILDLLQATFGLADDEVARLDQQG from the coding sequence ATGGCTCGAGAGCAGGCAGTGAAGGCGCGCAAGGAGCGCAACGCGGCGCTGGTGGAAGCCATGCTGCTGGCCGCCATGGCGGACGGCAGCGTGTCCCAGCGCGAGATGCAGACGCTGCTGGCGCGCGTGCTGGAGCGCCCGGAGTTCGAGGGCACGCAGTCCGGCGAGCTGAACCTGCTGGTGGAGTCCAGCGCGGTGCGGCTGTCGGAGGCGCGCAACCTGGAGGAGGTGCTGGCCTCGCTGCGCCGCCGGCTGCCGGACCACAAGAACCGGATGCTGGCCTTCGGGCTGGCGGCGGCGGTGGCGCTGGCGGACCAGCGGGCCACGCGCTCGGAATTGGGGCTGCTCAAGACGTTCCAGGCGGCGCTGGGCATCTCCGAGGACGAGGTCGCGCAGATCATCGACGTGATTGAGCAGGGGGGCAGCCTGTCGGAGGCGCTGGGCGAACCCCTGGAGCGGCTGTTCGCGGAGGTGATGGTGCTGGTGCTGGCGGCGGACGGCCAGCTGAAGGAGGCGGAGGCCCGCGCGATGGTGGAGAGCTTCGCGGCGGATCCGCTCTTCCAGAACGTGAGCCCGGAGCGGGCGCAGGGCTTCGTGAGCGAGTCGGTGGCGGCGCTGGCGTCGGACGGGCTGCCCCAGCGGCTGCACGTGCTGGCGCACGGGCTGGCCACGCACTCCCAGCGGGTGAAGGCCTACCAGCTTGCCACCAAGATTGCCCACGCGTCCGGGCGGACGAGCACCGCGGAGCAGCGCATCCTGGACCTGCTCCAGGCGACGTTCGGTCTGGCGGACGATGAAGTGGCGCGGTTGGACCAGCAAGGGTAA
- a CDS encoding AAA domain-containing protein, translating to MARDVSFFDKLASLLAQEREAEKARTTALAQGLSLREREEQGLSVLDLETVEEEVGLGGRILLTLARADRGKLPTRLSNGDFVAVLPRRAEVKDPAKALVSRATSTRIQLAFDREPPAYLSEGLLRLDVVPNDVTYERVRAGLQRVKALDKGQERHKREVLLGNEPPRFDNTKDFIPTRPLNPEQQDAAKRALAAEDFFLVHGPPGTGKSTVLAEVAAQAVARGERLLCTAASNAAVDHLLELCLEQGLRAIRVGHPARVAARLQEHTLDIVVEEHPDRVVSRDLFDEAFDLFGYARRQRNQGRSRERFSNARSSTAEAKDLMDEARKLEKKAVKAVLARADVVCVTLASLGSGVLAGEEFDRALLDEATQATEPLALLGFLRAPKVVLAGDPQQLPPTVLSQEAAKAGLGVSLFERLLQDHGDDVKRMLREQYRMNAAIMAFPSKEMYGGELRAHPSVADRTLAQVLNPGAEVDAPPVLYLDTAGKGFDEEVEPTTHSLLNPGEATYVIARVRELLARGLSPREVAVIAPYSAQARHLREALEAVHPEVEVDTVDAFQGREKDAILVSLTRSNSEGQLGFLNDLRRMNVALTRARRHLFVVGDSATLSSHPFYARFIEGTQTDGGYRSAWEWPDPAEQ from the coding sequence ATGGCCCGTGACGTCTCGTTCTTCGACAAGCTCGCCTCGCTGCTCGCCCAGGAGCGCGAGGCGGAGAAGGCCCGCACGACCGCGCTCGCCCAGGGGCTCTCCCTGCGCGAGCGCGAGGAGCAGGGCCTGTCCGTGCTGGACCTGGAGACCGTCGAGGAGGAGGTGGGCCTGGGCGGCCGCATCCTCCTCACGCTCGCCCGCGCGGACCGGGGGAAGCTGCCCACGCGCCTGTCCAACGGCGACTTCGTGGCGGTGCTGCCCCGCCGCGCGGAGGTGAAGGACCCGGCGAAGGCGCTCGTGTCGCGCGCCACCTCCACCCGCATCCAGCTCGCCTTCGACCGCGAGCCGCCCGCGTACCTCTCCGAAGGACTCCTGCGCCTGGACGTCGTCCCCAACGACGTCACCTACGAGCGCGTGCGCGCGGGCCTCCAGCGCGTGAAGGCCCTGGACAAGGGCCAGGAGCGGCACAAGCGCGAGGTGCTGCTGGGCAACGAGCCCCCGCGCTTCGACAACACGAAGGACTTCATCCCCACCCGCCCGCTCAACCCGGAGCAGCAGGACGCCGCGAAGCGCGCCCTGGCCGCGGAGGACTTCTTCCTGGTCCACGGCCCGCCCGGCACCGGCAAGTCCACCGTGCTGGCGGAGGTCGCGGCCCAGGCCGTCGCGCGCGGAGAGCGCCTCCTGTGCACCGCGGCCAGCAACGCCGCCGTCGACCACCTGCTGGAGCTGTGCCTGGAGCAGGGGCTGCGCGCCATCCGCGTGGGCCACCCCGCGCGCGTCGCCGCCCGCCTGCAGGAGCACACGCTGGACATCGTAGTGGAGGAGCACCCGGACCGCGTCGTCAGCCGCGACCTGTTCGACGAGGCCTTCGACCTCTTCGGCTACGCGCGCCGCCAGCGCAACCAGGGCCGCAGCCGCGAGCGCTTCTCCAACGCCCGCTCCTCCACGGCGGAGGCCAAGGACCTGATGGACGAGGCGCGCAAGCTGGAGAAGAAGGCCGTGAAGGCCGTGCTCGCCCGCGCGGACGTGGTGTGCGTGACGCTCGCGAGCCTGGGCTCCGGCGTGCTCGCGGGCGAGGAGTTCGACCGCGCCCTCCTGGACGAAGCCACCCAGGCCACCGAGCCGCTGGCCCTGCTGGGCTTCCTGCGCGCGCCCAAGGTGGTGCTCGCCGGAGACCCGCAGCAGCTGCCCCCCACCGTGCTGTCGCAGGAGGCCGCGAAGGCGGGCCTGGGCGTGAGCCTCTTCGAGCGCCTGCTCCAGGACCACGGCGACGACGTGAAGCGCATGCTGCGCGAGCAGTACCGGATGAACGCCGCCATCATGGCCTTCCCCTCCAAGGAGATGTACGGCGGCGAATTGCGCGCCCACCCGTCCGTGGCGGACCGCACGCTCGCGCAAGTGCTCAACCCCGGCGCGGAGGTGGACGCCCCGCCCGTGCTCTACCTGGACACCGCGGGCAAGGGCTTCGACGAAGAGGTGGAGCCCACCACGCACAGCCTCCTCAACCCGGGTGAGGCCACCTACGTCATCGCCCGCGTGCGCGAACTGCTGGCGCGGGGCCTGTCCCCGCGCGAGGTCGCCGTCATCGCCCCGTACAGCGCCCAGGCCCGCCACCTGCGCGAGGCGCTGGAGGCCGTGCACCCGGAGGTGGAGGTGGACACCGTGGACGCGTTCCAGGGCCGGGAGAAGGACGCCATCCTGGTGAGCTTGACCCGCTCCAACAGCGAGGGGCAGCTGGGCTTCCTCAACGACCTGCGCCGCATGAACGTGGCCCTCACCCGCGCCCGCCGGCACCTGTTCGTCGTGGGCGACTCCGCCACCCTCAGCAGCCACCCCTTCTACGCGCGCTTCATCGAGGGCACCCAGACGGACGGCGGCTACCGCTCCGCCTGGGAGTGGCCGGACCCGGCTGAGCAATGA
- a CDS encoding alpha/beta fold hydrolase, whose product MPAAAFESLTVDAEGLPLHVRQRGPQGTPAVLFLHGWLDHSHGFDPLCEHLPGSWRTVLLDFRGMGQSGHAGPGAAYHLSDHLLDVEATLDGLALPAVHLVGHSLGGIVALAYAAARPERVLSLTLIESLGPSGGPAAGALQRLRGFLDDSRRPPNRKRYPTVEAAAERLRQANPTLSPDAALLFARHGTRRTSEGDFAFTFDPRHRRRFGQGYDEAQWLALEAAVTCPVQLLRGTDGLSPAPELLEARLAALRTLAAPPRFFEGGHHVHLEQPAAIADAIAAFVAGASAGPATEASSS is encoded by the coding sequence GTGCCCGCCGCCGCATTCGAATCCCTCACCGTCGACGCAGAAGGGCTGCCGCTGCACGTGCGGCAGCGCGGCCCCCAGGGCACGCCCGCCGTGCTGTTCCTCCATGGCTGGCTGGACCACTCCCACGGCTTTGATCCGCTCTGCGAGCACCTGCCCGGGTCCTGGCGCACGGTGCTGCTCGACTTTCGCGGCATGGGCCAGAGCGGCCACGCGGGCCCCGGCGCCGCGTACCACCTGAGCGACCACCTGCTGGACGTGGAGGCCACCCTGGACGGGCTGGCCCTGCCCGCGGTGCACCTGGTGGGACACTCGCTGGGCGGCATCGTCGCGCTCGCGTACGCCGCCGCGCGCCCGGAGCGCGTCCTCAGCCTGACGCTCATTGAGAGCCTGGGCCCCTCCGGCGGCCCGGCCGCGGGCGCCCTGCAGCGGCTGCGCGGGTTCCTGGACGACTCGCGTCGGCCGCCGAACCGCAAGCGCTACCCCACGGTGGAGGCCGCCGCGGAGCGCCTGCGTCAGGCGAACCCCACCCTCTCCCCGGACGCGGCGCTCCTCTTCGCGCGCCACGGCACCCGCCGCACGTCCGAGGGCGACTTCGCCTTCACCTTCGACCCCCGCCACCGCCGCCGCTTCGGCCAGGGCTACGACGAGGCCCAGTGGCTGGCGCTGGAGGCCGCCGTCACCTGCCCCGTGCAGCTGCTTCGCGGCACCGACGGCCTGTCCCCCGCCCCGGAGCTGCTGGAGGCGCGGCTGGCCGCCCTGCGCACGCTGGCCGCCCCGCCCCGCTTCTTCGAAGGCGGCCACCACGTGCACCTGGAGCAGCCCGCCGCCATCGCCGATGCGATCGCGGCCTTCGTCGCCGGGGCCTCCGCGGGCCCGGCGACTGAAGCGTCCAGTTCATGA
- a CDS encoding choice-of-anchor D domain-containing protein: MVMGWRGRFVLLASLVAGTMACHEEDQTRGVQATAVLDVDALDFGEVPVGEWREKEVRIRNVGYVPFSALEALGIGNNPSYQVELTDGGGRVPPGESHVVKVRFHPLKEGPVEETLRVTTDANVGALQQLQVQGLGTPTRIGVNPPVLDYETLEVDSDRTLEVTVTNPVDLPLTLKVAGDQADPFTPDTITVPPNSTQVVKTKYLPRALGQMGARLEVISCETCTPSVVDLKGNSVASAFVFDPAPVPFDEIPVHERTESFTRARNITWRPVTISALATSDRAFSPLTKPEGSTVQPGEVVEMRMEFAARFSGPNVGNLTVAYASDKSRESRVMLDARGGRPTLAVAPVALDFGELPVGGKLEQVIRITNAGSNGPLTFTGVRADGDAVQFNVGTPTRGTQGYTWKGGTWPALEANGLQIQPGDDALELKVYFEPKNEGTFSATLYVQSNDLFTPERAIVLTGRARASGPCVYELLPQPKLEFANVVPGRGAVLGFYFRNPGRAECAIKDVHLSNDGGGVFSMPGGPITGGVVLYDTAFSSMIAFKAPTTGGEFNGELMLTVNNPAYPTVTLPIHAVSNPSCLVATPSFVDFGPIRYDCPARPRKTFLSNRCSEPLTVADATIGNGTSKQFSLLTPVTAPITLQPGEGFEMEVDYARNVLGQHYSPLYFQADTEPNRFLVPLLAETNHEGIQVDRFTQGTDSQLDVLFVVSNTTTMETYQQRLRNAIPGWLQRAKELNVDVRVGVTSTGLVQRQGLCGGGANGGEAGRLFPVDGSRARVVSGNSANAAATIQANLDVGLCHNLVQGLETTRQALSAPLSEQADDVRTPQPNDGNLGFTRAAARMAVVVLADEDDHSGFTPDSYIQFLQTLKGTGMSQRSNLHALIPNGACSTASSSADRFAAVARGTGGTVGSICEGDYRGFLDPIIQKAGEPQADFPLTATPDGTQEMSVRVNGRPLGADQWTYDAGRNAVIFAAGSVPTPGQAVEIRYRSVCAPTP, from the coding sequence ATGGTGATGGGGTGGAGGGGTCGGTTCGTCCTGCTGGCGTCGCTGGTCGCGGGGACGATGGCGTGTCACGAGGAGGACCAGACGCGCGGGGTGCAGGCCACGGCGGTGCTGGACGTGGACGCGCTCGACTTCGGCGAGGTGCCGGTGGGCGAGTGGCGTGAGAAGGAGGTCCGGATCCGCAACGTCGGCTACGTGCCCTTCTCCGCGCTGGAAGCGCTGGGGATTGGCAACAACCCGTCGTACCAGGTGGAGCTGACGGACGGAGGCGGCCGCGTGCCGCCGGGCGAGTCGCACGTCGTCAAGGTGCGCTTCCACCCCCTGAAGGAGGGGCCCGTGGAGGAGACGCTCCGCGTGACGACGGACGCCAACGTGGGCGCGCTCCAGCAGCTCCAGGTCCAGGGCCTGGGCACGCCCACGCGCATCGGCGTGAACCCGCCGGTGCTGGACTACGAGACGCTGGAGGTGGACAGCGACCGCACGCTGGAGGTCACCGTCACCAACCCGGTGGACCTGCCGCTGACGCTGAAGGTGGCGGGCGACCAGGCGGACCCCTTCACGCCGGACACCATCACGGTGCCGCCCAACAGCACCCAGGTGGTGAAGACGAAGTACCTGCCCCGCGCGCTGGGGCAGATGGGCGCGCGGCTGGAGGTCATCTCCTGCGAGACGTGCACCCCGTCCGTGGTGGACTTGAAGGGCAACTCCGTGGCGAGCGCCTTCGTGTTCGACCCGGCGCCCGTGCCCTTCGACGAAATCCCGGTGCACGAGCGCACCGAGTCCTTCACCCGCGCGCGCAACATCACCTGGCGCCCGGTGACCATCTCCGCGCTGGCGACGAGCGACCGGGCCTTCTCTCCGCTGACCAAGCCGGAGGGCAGCACGGTGCAGCCGGGCGAGGTGGTGGAGATGCGCATGGAGTTCGCCGCGCGCTTCTCCGGCCCCAACGTGGGCAACCTCACGGTGGCGTACGCGTCCGACAAGTCGCGTGAGTCCCGCGTGATGCTGGATGCGCGCGGTGGCCGGCCCACGCTGGCGGTGGCCCCGGTGGCGCTGGACTTCGGCGAGCTGCCGGTGGGCGGCAAGCTGGAGCAGGTCATCCGCATCACCAACGCGGGCAGCAACGGCCCGCTCACCTTCACCGGCGTGCGCGCCGACGGCGACGCGGTGCAGTTCAACGTGGGCACGCCCACGCGCGGCACGCAGGGCTATACGTGGAAGGGCGGCACCTGGCCCGCGCTGGAGGCCAACGGCCTGCAGATCCAACCGGGCGACGACGCGCTGGAGCTGAAGGTCTACTTCGAGCCCAAGAACGAGGGCACCTTCAGCGCGACGCTCTACGTGCAGTCCAACGACCTGTTCACGCCCGAGCGCGCCATCGTCCTGACGGGCCGCGCCCGCGCCTCCGGCCCCTGCGTCTACGAGCTCCTGCCGCAGCCGAAGCTGGAGTTCGCCAACGTGGTGCCGGGCCGCGGCGCGGTGCTGGGCTTCTACTTCCGCAACCCGGGCCGGGCCGAGTGCGCCATCAAGGACGTGCACCTGTCCAATGACGGCGGCGGCGTGTTCTCCATGCCCGGCGGTCCCATCACCGGCGGCGTGGTGCTCTACGACACGGCCTTCAGCTCCATGATTGCCTTCAAGGCGCCCACCACGGGCGGCGAGTTCAACGGCGAGCTGATGCTCACCGTCAACAACCCGGCCTACCCCACGGTGACGCTGCCCATCCACGCGGTGTCCAACCCGTCCTGCCTCGTGGCCACGCCGTCCTTCGTGGACTTCGGGCCCATTCGCTACGACTGCCCGGCCAGGCCGCGCAAGACGTTCCTGTCCAACCGCTGCAGCGAGCCGCTCACCGTGGCGGACGCCACCATCGGCAACGGCACGTCGAAGCAGTTCTCGCTGCTCACGCCGGTGACGGCGCCTATCACGCTCCAGCCCGGCGAGGGCTTCGAGATGGAGGTGGACTACGCCCGCAACGTGCTGGGCCAGCACTACAGCCCGCTGTACTTCCAGGCGGACACGGAGCCCAACCGCTTCCTCGTCCCGCTGCTCGCGGAGACCAACCACGAGGGCATCCAGGTGGACCGCTTCACGCAGGGCACCGACAGCCAGCTGGACGTGCTCTTCGTGGTCTCCAACACCACCACGATGGAGACCTACCAGCAGCGCCTGCGCAACGCGATTCCCGGCTGGCTGCAGCGGGCGAAGGAGCTGAACGTGGACGTGCGCGTGGGCGTCACCAGCACGGGCCTGGTGCAGCGCCAGGGGCTGTGCGGCGGCGGCGCCAACGGCGGTGAGGCCGGCCGGCTCTTCCCGGTGGACGGCAGCCGCGCCCGCGTGGTGTCCGGCAACAGCGCCAACGCGGCGGCCACCATCCAGGCCAACCTGGACGTGGGCCTCTGCCACAACCTGGTGCAGGGCCTGGAGACGACGCGCCAGGCCCTGTCCGCCCCGCTGTCCGAGCAGGCCGACGACGTCCGCACCCCGCAGCCCAACGACGGCAACCTGGGCTTCACCCGCGCCGCGGCCCGCATGGCGGTGGTGGTGCTGGCGGACGAGGACGACCACTCCGGCTTCACGCCCGACAGCTACATCCAGTTCCTCCAGACGCTGAAGGGCACGGGCATGTCCCAGCGCAGCAACCTGCACGCGCTCATCCCCAACGGCGCCTGCTCCACCGCGAGCAGCAGCGCGGACCGCTTCGCCGCGGTCGCCAGGGGCACGGGCGGCACGGTGGGCTCCATCTGCGAGGGGGACTACCGCGGGTTCCTGGACCCCATCATCCAGAAGGCCGGCGAGCCGCAGGCGGACTTCCCGCTCACCGCCACGCCGGACGGCACGCAGGAGATGAGCGTGCGCGTGAACGGCCGCCCCCTGGGTGCGGACCAGTGGACCTACGACGCGGGCCGCAACGCGGTCATCTTCGCGGCGGGCTCCGTGCCCACCCCGGGCCAGGCCGTGGAGATCCGCTACCGCAGCGTCTGCGCGCCGACGCCGTAG